In the Natrinema sp. CBA1119 genome, CCCGACACCGAGTAGGGACTGCAACGTGTATTCGAGTGAGCGCGCGCTCGTTATGCGACGATATCATAGCGGTTAGCCGTCGAATTCTGTCTCGAGCGGCTAAGTGCCATCGCTTGGTGACCGCGTAGCGTCGGGTATCGAACGACGTTACTGGAGTACGTGCCAATTCCCTGCGCTCAGGAACAGCGAACCGAGTGCTTTCGGATTGAACTCCGGTATGAAGCCGTGACCGCTTGACGGGGCGGTTGCCGTTACTCACCGGCGGTGATCTGTGAGAAGCGGTGTACAGCGATTCGACTGTTCGATCGAATCCATCGCTCGTAACACTACACCTTGTGCAAACTCAGACGCTTTACTGCCATGATAGTCACGTACACGACGAGCGGGAGAACGAGACCGAGTCCGATTATATTCGCAACGATCCCGACATATGGAAACTGTGGTATCAATTGAGAGACATCGATGATGTTTCTAATCGTATGCCGAAGGAGTAAATAGAAGAGGACCCCGACTCCAGCGCCCTCAACCGCGAATATCACGATATACCTGTTTTTCACATCCGCGAATTTCTCCGAGAGTACATTAACCTGTATGGCCACATATCAATCCGGACACATTCGATCTAGCGGGAAGCGTCTTCCCCGATCTGTCGGTCAGTTCGTCCAACAAAGGCGAGACTAATCCGTGGAAATGAAGCAGCGAGACGGTACCTGTCGCGTCGTTCAAATAGCAGCCGGATTTTCACTTGCGAAGATCCGTCGCGAGAAACGGCCGAGGGTGGAATTTGACCCACGCCTCCGTCCCTGCTGCGCTCGTTCGCGGGCTACTCGAACTCCCACTTCAGCTGCCGACGCTCACGTCCGTTCGCGAGGAGAAAAGCCAGGGCAGGGATTTGAACCCCGGGAGTCTCGATTACAAGTCGAGTGCATGAACCGCCCATGCTCCCCTGGCACAGGTCGTCGGTTAGCCGTCCTCCTTTGAATGTGTATCGTTTTCCTTCCGGTCCTCGAGCGAGCGCGACATCGTGACCCGAAACTCGTCGTACCCCTGGCGACGGTAAAAGCGGCGAGCCGCCTCGTTGTTTGCCATCACCTCGAGTAACAGTTCGTCGGCACCCCGCTCTGCGACCGACTCCTCGGCCGCCTCGAGCAACGCGGTACCGATCCCGCGACCGCGGACGGCCGGCTCGACGTAGATGTTCGAGAGCATGCCGCGGGTGCTGTCGAGTTCGAGGGTGCCGCGTTCGATCGAGACCGACGCGAAGCCGACGATGTCGCCCTCGAGGCGGGCGACGAGCAGCCCGTCGGCGACCTGATAGGCCCCGAGCGTCTCGCGCATCGTCTCGCGGTTCGCGTCGGCGCGGACGGCCGACTCGTACCGGCGCTGATCGCGGGCGAGTCGGACCCACAGGTCCGTAAGCGTCTCGAGGTCGTCCCGGGAGGCGGGTTCAATCGTCGGCTGCGGGTCGTTCGGGGGCATTCTCGAGTGCCGTGACGGCGGGGAGTGATTCGGCGGTGAGCATCCGCAACGCGGCACCGCCGCCGGTACTGACGTGGGAGAACCCGTTGACGCCGAGTTTGCGTAGTGCGGAGGCGGTGTCGCCGCCCCCGACGATGCTCATCGGACTGTCCGTCGCGGCGTCGTAGAGCTGTCGGGTTCCCGTCTGGAAGCGCTCGTCTTCGAAGACGCCGGCGGGACCGTTGAGGATCACCGTTTCCGCGTTCGCGAGGATTCGCCGGTAGTAATCCAGCGTCGACTCGCCGATGTCCATTGCGGACTCGCCGTCACCGGGCGGGAGGGCATTGACGCCGAGTTCGTGGCGCTCGTCGTTCCGGGCGACGGCAACGTCACGGGGCAGTGCGATCCGGTCGCCGTACGCGTCGAGCAGATCGGCGGCGCGGTCGATTTCGTCCCAGTAGCCCTGATCGTAGATGTAGTCGGAACTGGCGTCGCCGAGATCGACGCCGTCCGCGATGAGAAAGACGTTGCCGACGACGCCCGCGGTGAGGACGTGATCGGCCAGCCCCTTCTCGAGGACGGACCAGGCGACGTCGATCGAATCGGGCACCTTCGCGCCGCCGAGGACGTAGGCGCGGGGCTCGGGCGTCTCTTCGATAGAGCCCAGCACGTCGAGTTCGGACTCCATGACGCGGCCGGCGTAGCTCGGCAGGACGGTCGGTAGGCCGACCAGCGAGGGCTGTGAGCGGTGGGCCGCGGCGAAGGCGTCGTTGACGTAGGCGTCCAGCACCGACTCGAGTCCGTCGACGAGATGCGTTCGGGCAGCCCGTTCGGGCTCGAACTCCATGTACTCCTCGCTGTAAAAGCGGGTGTTCTCGAGAACGAGACAGTCGCCGTTCGAGAGTCCCCTGACGGCCTCGCGGGCGGCATTGGTAAAGGTCGCGTCAACGTAGTCGACGGGGTGGCCGAGCAGTTCCGAGAGGCGGTCGGCGTGGGATTCGAGGGTGACGAAATCGTCGCTGCCGGGCCGACCCTGATGGGCGAGGACGGCGACCCGACCGTCGCGCTCTAAGAGTTCCGAGAGCGTGTTGACGTGAGCGCGCAGTCGGGCGTCGTCCGCGAGCGTGCCATCATCGCCGATCGGACTATTGACGTCGACGCGAACACCGACGGTAGTCCCTTCGACGTCAAGATCGTCGAGGGTCGCGATCATTATCGATCCGTGCACCGCGGCCCCCGAAAGGTCTTTCTATCGGAGAGATAGGGCTCGGCGACCGGTGACACGGATCACGCCGCCGGCCGGCCGGGGTCCGGTCACACCGACCGACAGTCCGTACAGACGAGTTGGCCGTTGGCGTCCCACAGCTCGTCCGCGAGCGAGCCGCAGGCCTCGCAGACGCCCTGGGTGGTGTACTCGTCGCCGCCGTTGGGGAGCGCTCCGCCGTTGCCCGCCCCGCTCGCGCGGGCGGCCACGGGATCCGCGAGCTCGCGATCCCGATCGACCGGCGGCTCGCTCGAGCGGGTGGGGGTCATCGTCGCCTGGAACGAACTCGCAGCGGCGATCACGTCGCGCTGGGTGACCAGGCCAACGATCCCGTCGTCGTCTTCGACGATGACGTTGCGAATGTTCTGTCGAGCCATCGTGGTGGCGACGTCGGTGAGCGACCGGTCGGGACCGACCGTGATGACTGGAGTCGTCATCGCCTCGTCGACGGTCGTCGTGGCGGGATCGCGTTCGTCGTCGACGAGACCAAGCACGTCCCACTCGGTCACGATGCCGATTGGCTCCGAACCGCGGACGACCAGCGCACAACTCGTCCGTTCGTCTCGCATGAGGGAAACGACATCGAGAACGGTGTCGGACTCGCTGACACCGACGTAGTCGCTCGTCAGGATTTCTCTGACTGACAGTTCCGATTCCATGTGTGAACGCATCCCACGAACGGGCTAAAAGCTACCTCCATCACGCTTAAGCAAATCGGCAACAAAGTTCTCCCCTTCCGGAATTCATCCAGGCTACTGTACCGATGTTCCCGGAGCAATCACAGGGCGGGTCCCGGCCGGACCGAAACCGACGATCACCGGTCCGTTTCAGGCCGTCTCCCACTCGAGTTCGACTCTTGTCCCGTCGGCCCGGCAGGTCTCGAGCGCGTGTTTCGCATCGTAGCCCGCCTCGTGGGCGCTCTTTCCGCGACCGACGCCGACCTGCATCTCGACGTCGACGGCCTCGGCGACGTGAGCGGCCGCCTCCTCGTAGTCGGCCCGCTCGAGGTCGGGGCAGACGACGATGACGTTGTCGCCGCCGACGAAAAAGGAGAGGCTGTTTTGGGTGTAGCGCATGTGCCGCATCAGTTCTGCGTACCCCTGTTCGATCTCGATGAACGTGTCGAAGGCGTTGAGTTCGTCGGTGTAGTTGCCGGTCGCGTCGATCACGTCGAAGTGTGCGATCTGGATGTCGTCGTCGGTCCGGTAGTCGTCCGCGATGGCCCGGCCCTCGAGGCACTCGCGGCGATTCTTGTCCTGTGCGCTGCCGGCGTCTTGCAGGCATTCGGTTGCGTCCGAGAGTGCCTGCACGGGGCTCGTGCCGGTCGCGACACCGAGACTGAGCGTCACGGGGTACCGGTTACCGACCGATTCCTGGAGGAGCGCGTGGTCCTCGAGCGAACAGCCGTTCGTGACGGCGATCATATTGTCGAAGCGAGTGAAGAAGGTGTAGCCGCCGCGGTTGCCGACGAACTGGGAGATATCTGCGAACAGTCGGGACTGCATCGTCTGGAGGTCGGCCTCCCGTCGGGGTTCCGGCGTCACGGTCCACGGCCCGTAGTTGTCGATCTGAACGAGCGTCACCTGCGTGTTAGTCACTGTGACCGATTCTTTCGAACGCCGTCGTATAAGTGATACGTAATCCAGATTCGTGACGCGACTCGGGAACCGGGCCTCAGGCGGGTTTCTTCTCGGGGTTTTTGCCCTGCGGGTGGTACTTCCAGAAGTTACCGGCGCGCATCGCCGCGCCGACGGCCTTGTGCATGTCGACCATCGTCTCGAACTCTTCGGGTTCGACGTGCTCGAAGATCTCGCTCATCGGGACGACGGTCTCGTAGTTGATCCGGATCGGATAGTCGCCGTACTCAGCGACGAACTCGTCGCGATCCATCGGGAAGTCCTCCTCCTCGTCGACCTTGTCCGCGATGATCCGCATGTCGAACTTGCGCATCCCCTCGCTGCCCTCCTCGCCGTCGGGATCGACCGGCCAGTTGCTGCTCATACCCGACCGTGTGCAGGGGACCCGCAAAAGGATTACTCTCCGTCGCCGTCGGCTCGTCGCCGATCCGCCCGCTCGACGCCGGTCAGTTCGAACCGCGTCCCACCGTCGTCCCCGTCGGCGATGGTCACCGTCCAGCCATGGGCTTCGGCGATCCGGTCGACGATCGAGAGTCCGAGGCCGGTCCCGCCGTCGGTGCTCGAGTAGCCGCTCTCGAAGACGCGGTCGCGGTCGTCCGCCGGAATACCGGGACCATCGTCCTCGACGGCGAAGCCGCCGCCGGTCTCGTCCGCGAGATCGTCCACGGTGATCGTGACGCTCGGGCGGCCGGGTCCGATCGAGCCTTCAGACCTGCCGGGGTCTGAACGGCTCGCAGAGCCGTTCTCCACGGTATCCCGATGAGTCTGCGAGTCGGGGTTCGTCGAACCGTGTTCGACGGCGTTGCGGATCAGGTTCTCGAGGAGCTGAGCGAGTCGCGCCCGGTCGGCACGAACGACGGCATCCGTCTCGATTCGCAACGCGGCGTTGGCCGTCTCGACGTGGCTCCAGCAGTCCTCGGCGAGCGTCGCGAGGTCGACCGATTCGACGTCCAGCGACGGATCGCGTTCCCGTGCGACCGTCAGGATGTTCTCGATCAGGACCGACATCCGGTCGTGCGCCCACGCGACGTCCTCGAGATCGTCGGCGGCGCAGTCACAGGTCTCGCGAGCGATCTCGAGTCGCCCCTGCGCGACGTTCAGCGGGTTGCGGAGGTCGTGGGAGACGATGCCGGCGAAGCGATCGAGCCGTTCGTTTTGGGCCCTTAGCTCGTGTTCGCGCGCTTTGCGCTCGGTTATATTGCGCAGGACGCCGACGGTTCCCTGGATGCGACCGTCCTCGTCCCGCGGGAGGAGCGCGATGTGGTTCTCGTTGGGCACGCGTTCGCCGTCGGCCGTGATCGTCTCCATTTCGAACGAGGCGTGTTCGCGTTCGTCCGATTGTATCAGTGCACGAATCTCCGCCTCGGCGGTGGCGATATCGTCGTCGTCCATGATGATCGAAACGTGTTCGCCGACCAGTTCCTCGGGCCGGTACCCCGTCGTCGTCATCTCGGCGTTGATCGGCGGGACGACCTTGGTGAGGTACCCCTCCTCGTCGAGCGCGTACACCTCATCGGGGATCGTCTCGAGGATCGTTTCGTCGAGTTCGAGCTCTCGTTCGCGGGCCGTGCGCTCGGTGATATCTCGAACGACGCCGGCGACGCCGCGGTACTGGCCGTCCTCGATGGGCAGTAACGAGCAGTGATCCTCGCAGCGAATCGATTCACCGTCGCTCGTTTCGACGGAGATCTCGTAGGTGCGCTTGCGCTCGGCGGTCGCGTCGGAGAGCAGCGACCGGACGCAGTCGGTGCCGCGTTCGACGGATGGCTCATCGAGCAGGAAGGAAACGTCCTGGCCGATGATTTCGTCCTTCTCGTAGCCAGTCATCTCCGCGTAGGCGTCGTTGACGAACGCGTACCGGCCCTCGGCGTCGACCGTATAGACGGGATCGCCGAGGGCGTCGATTATCGTCTCGTATCGCTCGAGGTCGCGCTCGCGTTCCTTTTCGTCCGTCACGTCCTGGACCGTACAGATCAGATCGCCGTCGCCGGTCGTCGACAGCGAGTGGGCTTCGACGAAGGTGCTCCCGTCCGATCGGAGCCCCGTCGTCTCGCCGTACCAGTCGCCCTCGGCCATCACCGTCGGGATGATCACGTCGCGGGCGTGCTCGATCTTGTCGTCCGGATACAGTTGCTCCCAGTGCTTGCCGAGCAGGTCGGCGGGCTCGTAGCCGTACAGATCGGCGTACGCCCGATTGACGTAGACGAATCGTCCCTCCTCGTCGAGCAGACTGATCCCCTCCCGTGCGGTTTCGATGGCGCGGAGCTGGCGCTGTCGTTGCAGGCGGCTCCGCGTCGTCTCGACGGCGGTGCGGACGGTCTCCGCCAGCGTCGCGTACTCGGTCGCGTCCCGCCGCAGGTAGTCCGTGATGCCGGCGGAAATCGCCTCGCTCGCGATCGCTTCGGAGCCCGCGCCCGTGAACAGCACGAAGGGACAGGCTTCGTCGTCAGCTCGGACCGCATCCAGCAACGCCAGTCCGTCCGAATCGGGGAGCTCGTACTCCGAGACGATGCAGTCGACGTCGGTCCCGGCGAGGCGCTCGAGTGCATCGCTCGTGCCGGTCGCATCGAGCGTTTCGATGGCGTCGTCCGCTCGCTCGAGGGCGTCGGCCGTCTCAGCGAGGCGCTCCGGGTCGCCGTCCACACAGAGGACGCGAACCGGCTCGATCGAGACGCTCTCGTGTCGAGATTCGTCTCGGTTGCTCATGCCCTATCTCTCGGTACGGTGTGGATATAGATTTGGGCCTCCGGTTCGGTCGCTCGCTCGTTTGGACCGAACGAGATGGCGGTCAGGCCTCCAACTCGAGGACGACAGTCCCAACTGGACGTCACTGCATATCCGATCGCACGACAGTAGCGCGGTTCGGAGCGAGCGCGGTTCGGAGCGAACGGAGTGAGCGAGAACCGCGGGGATGCGAACGGCGAGCAAAGCGAGCCGTGAGCGAGCACCGCGAGCGAGAACCGCGGACTATGCGATCGGTATGGAAACCGTTTCAGTTGACACTATAGCCGGTCGGTCGGCGGGTCCGATCGAAATGACCGCACACCACCCGTCGACATCGCTCGCTGGCCGGTTCGGAACCGGGGTCTCTCGAGTGTTGGTGCCGTTAGACATCGCTTCTCCGAATCCGGGTTCGCAGTTCGGGTACGTTCGTCTCGGTATCTTGTTATACGACGAGATTCATTCTCGAGGTCGATTCCGATGACGCAGCCAATCGAAGGCGAGACGAGAACATACGAGCGAACGTTCACAGTCGAAGATGTACAGCAGTTTGCGGACCTCACTGGTGACGATCAATCCCGTCATACCGAGCCGGACGAAGACGGACGGGTGATGGTACAGGGATTACTGACCGCGACGCTCCCGACGAAACTGGGTAGCGACAACGAAGTGTTGGCCAGTACGATGGAATTCAACTTCCATCGGCCGGTCTACACCGGCGAACCAATCACGTGCCGATCGACGTTTGAGACAGTCGAGGAACGAGACGACCGGTACGAATTCACGTCAGCCGTTGTCTGTGAGAACGCGGATGGCGAGACCGTGTTGACCTCATCGACGAACGGAATTATTTGGAAAGACGAGTAACTCGATCAAGACGGTACCCACTGAAAGTCACTGCATGCCCGAGCGATACGATGGGCGAACGAAGTGAGTGCATCGCAAAGCGAGCGAGGACCGATCGATGCCTCGCACGATCCCACCGCCGCGCTCTCGAGCGGACTCGAGCGTCGGTGATTCGAGGTTTGGGGTTCGGGGCGGCTCGAGGCGGGGGACTCTCTTTTCCCCGTAGTAACAATAGATATAAGTCCCAATAGGTCAACAATCCAAACGGAAGTCAGTCTCGAAACGCAGATGCGAGGGGCTGCATCGAAATGCCCCGGGTGGAACCAACACCCGAGACGCGGCTTCCAAATCCACGGAGGATTCGGTTGCCATGATTGCGTTCATTCTACCGGGATATAAACGTCCCGCACGACCGTCGAATCGCCCGACACGAGTAGCGTCCTCGCCGCAACGACCGAGGCGCAGTCGCGATGGATAGCAGTTCGGACGCGAGCGACGACGACGAGTCGCCGTTCCCCGACTGTCCGCGCTGTGGCGACCCCGTGCTGTTCTCGGTTGCTACTGGTCCCCACACCGGCTCCGTCGCTCCCTGTGGTTGTTCGGTCCCGCCGGATCTCTTTCCGAGCCTTCGCGAGGAGTAGGTCGGGACCGGGCTCGAGCCCCGACGATCAGCCGGCCGGTCGGCGGGTCCGATCGAATCACCACACACCACCTGCCGACATCGCCCGTCGGACGGCCGGTTCGGAACCGGGACTCGAGTGTATCGAATCTTTGCGAGCCAAACGCTTTTACGAATTGTCCGGAAACCTATGCATACAATGGCCAGTTCGACGCGCAATGATGGCGTCCACGACGGCGAGATCCGTCTCTGGCGCGAGGAGGATTGGTGGATCGCCACGGACGTAGAAACTGGCGTTACCACGCAGGGACCGTCTCGAGGAACCGCGCTCGAGAACCTCGACGAGGCGGTTGCACTCCACCGCGATGAGATCGGAAGCGAGCCGACCGAGGAGGAACTCCGCGACCTGGGGGTCGATCCCGACTCGAATACGACCGGGGATCGAGAACCGCCGGATGTCCTGAAATAGGGATGAGTCGGCGCACGTTTTCCCTTCTATTCTTCTCCAACCGCCTCTTCGACGATTTCGATTTCCTCGTCGGTTAGTCCGTAGAGTTCGTAGACGATTTCGTCGATCAACTCGTCCGTCTTCTCGATCTTTTCCTTGAGTTCCTCGGCTCTCGCTTTCGTCTCGAGGTAGCTTCCCAACCCTTCGCGAACGTCGTCGACGGCGGGCAGGGTGAGCTTTTGGAGTCGGTCAACCAGCGAGTTGTTCTTGGTAGTGATCTCGGGGAAGTTTGCGTAACTTTCGGGAAATACCACTCATATAAAAATTCTTAAGCTTAGATCAATTCAAATACTGATCTTCGTGATATCGCAACAGGATTTATAGGTAGATACTGTCTCGGTTTAGAAAACAATGGGAGCGGGATTATCAGAGAATGATGAAACAAACAGAGATCCACCAACAGTCTATCAGGTTCCAGTAAAGACGGAAGACGACGAGCCAATTCGAATAAACTTCAAGCGAACGATCGTCGACGGAGTCCGCCGAGAGCAACTCGCGGATCTCTGTGAAATCCCTCTCGAGCATGAGACGCTTCGGGTGTGGGGAAATACAGAGGACGAACCGGCAGATACCGGTGATTATCTCTTATTTGCAGATCGTGATGGGCGTCACGGGGGCGACTATACGCATCTCGCCCGTATCGATCACGCGACGATTCTGGACGAGGAGACGGCAGCGGCGTTTACGAACGCGATCGGTTGGGGAGAGGTGTCGGACGTTTCGTATCAACACGTAATGTTTCTCGATCCGATATACGAGACGACTCTCGATCGCGAGGGGTTCTGGGAAACGCTCGGGTTCCGTGGATGGCCAAATGACACGTTTAGCGGCATCGATTTCGGTCGCAGTGGATCAACGTTCTTTGCAGAATACGACTCGATCGAGGCATTTCTCGAGCAGATCCGCGGCAACAAGATCTATCCGACCGAGTTTGCCGTCGAAACCGAATCGGCCGACGAATACGAGACGCTCGAGGCGGCGATAACCGATATCAGAAGTCGACTCGAGGAATCCTCCGAAAACACGTCGTGGCTCAAAACCCGTCTCGGGGAAGCACTCGTCGCCGAGTGGTCTGCTTCACTCACTGGATTCAAACCGTCCGGTACCGTCTCCACGAGCACTGCTACAACGTTCGATCAACTTCGATCCGTCTACGAGTTACTCGAACCCGAACTCGAGGAGACTGCCGCCGAAATCGGTGTCGGCTCTCACTACTCGTTTTCGCCGGCAAAGACGCTCTTTCTCTGTTGGGTTCGCATTCTTCAGGAGGAAGCCGACGATACCGGGAGTGTCTTGAGTCAACCTCGGCTGAACAGTATTCTTCGCGATACCTACACTGTGGAGACTGAGACGGAAACGGAGCCGGTGGCTCAACCGACTGATAGCACTCATCCAGTGCTATCACACATTCGAGCGACGTCACCAACAGTATACAAGTTCACTGCCCCGTGTGACTACTGGCTAACGAGTATCGAGTACAGCGCGGTGTCGTCCGGAGAGGAATATCGGAGCCGATGGGAAGACTTCTCGGAAGGCGATGTCGCGATTCTCCATTCCCGCGAAGAGCCGTCGAACGAAGAACTCGGCCGTCATCCAAACGGCATAATCGGAGTCGGAATTCTCGGACGGACGTTCGAGAAAGAAGAACCGTGGTGGTGGGACGAACACGAACGGGGGGAGTCGTATCCGCTGGTTGCGATGTTCGATCGGCTATTCCTTACCGGCTCGATTGACGATATCGATACGTCTCGATCGATCACTGAAAAGACAACGTCGGAAATCGATCGGGAGTCCGACGCGCTAACAACGGATCTCCTCCCGATCGCGCAAGCCAACAGCATCTGTGACGAGGTCGCCGGTATCGAATTCCCGGTCCAGTCACAGTACGCGACGTTTCGAACGGACGATGGTGCGATCGATCACGATCGGCCAGTGGCCCTCATCGAGGCGATCGCGGACACGTTGAGTGAGGCCTCAGCGATCAACGTCCACAAACAGTATCACGGTTCGATCCCGCCCGAAACGCTCGACGGTCTCTACTTCCCAGACGATCAGG is a window encoding:
- a CDS encoding GNAT family N-acetyltransferase, with the protein product MPPNDPQPTIEPASRDDLETLTDLWVRLARDQRRYESAVRADANRETMRETLGAYQVADGLLVARLEGDIVGFASVSIERGTLELDSTRGMLSNIYVEPAVRGRGIGTALLEAAEESVAERGADELLLEVMANNEAARRFYRRQGYDEFRVTMSRSLEDRKENDTHSKEDG
- a CDS encoding phosphoglycerate kinase, with amino-acid sequence MIATLDDLDVEGTTVGVRVDVNSPIGDDGTLADDARLRAHVNTLSELLERDGRVAVLAHQGRPGSDDFVTLESHADRLSELLGHPVDYVDATFTNAAREAVRGLSNGDCLVLENTRFYSEEYMEFEPERAARTHLVDGLESVLDAYVNDAFAAAHRSQPSLVGLPTVLPSYAGRVMESELDVLGSIEETPEPRAYVLGGAKVPDSIDVAWSVLEKGLADHVLTAGVVGNVFLIADGVDLGDASSDYIYDQGYWDEIDRAADLLDAYGDRIALPRDVAVARNDERHELGVNALPPGDGESAMDIGESTLDYYRRILANAETVILNGPAGVFEDERFQTGTRQLYDAATDSPMSIVGGGDTASALRKLGVNGFSHVSTGGGAALRMLTAESLPAVTALENAPERPAADD
- a CDS encoding cyclic nucleotide-binding/CBS domain-containing protein: MESELSVREILTSDYVGVSESDTVLDVVSLMRDERTSCALVVRGSEPIGIVTEWDVLGLVDDERDPATTTVDEAMTTPVITVGPDRSLTDVATTMARQNIRNVIVEDDDGIVGLVTQRDVIAAASSFQATMTPTRSSEPPVDRDRELADPVAARASGAGNGGALPNGGDEYTTQGVCEACGSLADELWDANGQLVCTDCRSV
- a CDS encoding GTP cyclohydrolase III, encoding MTNTQVTLVQIDNYGPWTVTPEPRREADLQTMQSRLFADISQFVGNRGGYTFFTRFDNMIAVTNGCSLEDHALLQESVGNRYPVTLSLGVATGTSPVQALSDATECLQDAGSAQDKNRRECLEGRAIADDYRTDDDIQIAHFDVIDATGNYTDELNAFDTFIEIEQGYAELMRHMRYTQNSLSFFVGGDNVIVVCPDLERADYEEAAAHVAEAVDVEMQVGVGRGKSAHEAGYDAKHALETCRADGTRVELEWETA
- a CDS encoding DUF5785 family protein, whose amino-acid sequence is MSSNWPVDPDGEEGSEGMRKFDMRIIADKVDEEEDFPMDRDEFVAEYGDYPIRINYETVVPMSEIFEHVEPEEFETMVDMHKAVGAAMRAGNFWKYHPQGKNPEKKPA
- a CDS encoding PAS domain S-box protein — protein: MSNRDESRHESVSIEPVRVLCVDGDPERLAETADALERADDAIETLDATGTSDALERLAGTDVDCIVSEYELPDSDGLALLDAVRADDEACPFVLFTGAGSEAIASEAISAGITDYLRRDATEYATLAETVRTAVETTRSRLQRQRQLRAIETAREGISLLDEEGRFVYVNRAYADLYGYEPADLLGKHWEQLYPDDKIEHARDVIIPTVMAEGDWYGETTGLRSDGSTFVEAHSLSTTGDGDLICTVQDVTDEKERERDLERYETIIDALGDPVYTVDAEGRYAFVNDAYAEMTGYEKDEIIGQDVSFLLDEPSVERGTDCVRSLLSDATAERKRTYEISVETSDGESIRCEDHCSLLPIEDGQYRGVAGVVRDITERTARERELELDETILETIPDEVYALDEEGYLTKVVPPINAEMTTTGYRPEELVGEHVSIIMDDDDIATAEAEIRALIQSDEREHASFEMETITADGERVPNENHIALLPRDEDGRIQGTVGVLRNITERKAREHELRAQNERLDRFAGIVSHDLRNPLNVAQGRLEIARETCDCAADDLEDVAWAHDRMSVLIENILTVARERDPSLDVESVDLATLAEDCWSHVETANAALRIETDAVVRADRARLAQLLENLIRNAVEHGSTNPDSQTHRDTVENGSASRSDPGRSEGSIGPGRPSVTITVDDLADETGGGFAVEDDGPGIPADDRDRVFESGYSSTDGGTGLGLSIVDRIAEAHGWTVTIADGDDGGTRFELTGVERADRRRADGDGE
- a CDS encoding MaoC family dehydratase N-terminal domain-containing protein; its protein translation is MTQPIEGETRTYERTFTVEDVQQFADLTGDDQSRHTEPDEDGRVMVQGLLTATLPTKLGSDNEVLASTMEFNFHRPVYTGEPITCRSTFETVEERDDRYEFTSAVVCENADGETVLTSSTNGIIWKDE
- a CDS encoding HicB family protein — encoded protein: MASSTRNDGVHDGEIRLWREEDWWIATDVETGVTTQGPSRGTALENLDEAVALHRDEIGSEPTEEELRDLGVDPDSNTTGDREPPDVLK
- a CDS encoding AAA family ATPase; its protein translation is MGAGLSENDETNRDPPTVYQVPVKTEDDEPIRINFKRTIVDGVRREQLADLCEIPLEHETLRVWGNTEDEPADTGDYLLFADRDGRHGGDYTHLARIDHATILDEETAAAFTNAIGWGEVSDVSYQHVMFLDPIYETTLDREGFWETLGFRGWPNDTFSGIDFGRSGSTFFAEYDSIEAFLEQIRGNKIYPTEFAVETESADEYETLEAAITDIRSRLEESSENTSWLKTRLGEALVAEWSASLTGFKPSGTVSTSTATTFDQLRSVYELLEPELEETAAEIGVGSHYSFSPAKTLFLCWVRILQEEADDTGSVLSQPRLNSILRDTYTVETETETEPVAQPTDSTHPVLSHIRATSPTVYKFTAPCDYWLTSIEYSAVSSGEEYRSRWEDFSEGDVAILHSREEPSNEELGRHPNGIIGVGILGRTFEKEEPWWWDEHERGESYPLVAMFDRLFLTGSIDDIDTSRSITEKTTSEIDRESDALTTDLLPIAQANSICDEVAGIEFPVQSQYATFRTDDGAIDHDRPVALIEAIADTLSEASAINVHKQYHGSIPPETLDGLYFPDDQGDRILEQITTALTSGKHVLLTGPPGTGKTEIARRVCDSLSDTLPYLYSDFEMTTATADWSTFDTVGGYMPNESEGDGDNLSFTPGIVLNRLKNTRTETQSNDLLIIDELNRADIDKAFGQLFTLLSGQSVQLPYTKNGREIELTTTDEIAGRPANHQYLVPNSWRIFATMNTYDKTSLYEMSYAFMRRFAFVRVPAPELPEDPADDDQLEQLIYDYANAWDLDLNRNEAMAIGRVWRETNHAVEERSIGPAIIEDILRYVNQHSEDELEYHLTQAVISYIFPQLEGVPKRRTIVREIAAVREIDASLLEQAAREMLQVTIAT